The archaeon genome includes the window TCAGCTGGCCAGAGTCTGAGGTAAACTCAAAGCTCGAGTCGAAGATCACAGGGGCATTCAGGGAGGTCTATCAGACCTCGCTGAAGCACTCGACTTCTATGAGGACCGCCGCCCTCATGGTGGGGGTTGGACGGGTCGCAGACGCCATCAAGACCCTCGGCATCTTCCCCTAGCCACCTACTCAGCGGCGACCGCCCGCTCCAGCTCGCGGACGAGGTCCGAGTTCCCAATGTAGAAGGGCGAAGTCTCTTCAAGCTCTCTAGGCTCGATGTCCAGGATGTCCCCTCTGCCGTCGCTTGCGTAGCCGCCAGCCTGCTTGTTGATGAACGCCATCGGGGCCGTCTCGTAGTGAAGCCTGAGCTTGCCCATGGGCTTCGTTGCGAGTTGGGGATACGAAAAGATGCCACCGCGCGCCAGCACCTGGTTGTAGTCGCCTACGAAGGTCCCGCAGTACCTGTTCCTCATGCCCCGAGAGGGAAGCGAGTCGACGAAGATCTTCACGGGGGCTATCCAATCGCTCCGGAGCCCTCCGAACCCGTAGACCTCCGGCTTATGAGGCAGCTTCAGGTCGAGCGCGTGCAGCTGAAAGGTGAACTTGGGCCCATCGCGGACGGCCACGAACCTGTGAACCCCTTTGCCGAAGCTCAGAGTGATAGTGAGCATACCGCCATAGGTAACGTAAAGCGCCCCCACGAGGCTCCGCCCAGACGAAGGGAGGCGCCTGTCATAGAAGCCGAAAATGCTCCCGAGGGGGTTGTTCGTCTCGACGTTGGAGCTGCCGTCGAGCGGGTCCATAGCTACGCTGACCTTGCCCTTCCCGCTCATGGGCTGGGCCATCTCTTCCGACGCGACCTCCGCAGCCTGCCCTGTGGTAAGGAGCGCGTCCGTGAACAGGTCGTTCGAGAAGACGTCTATCGCCTTCTGGGTGTCCCCGGACGGGTTGACCCCAGCCAGGAGGCCTGACTTGAACGGGATGTTCCCCCATACATCGACGCACGTCGTCGATATCGAGGTGGTCAGCGAGGCCAGGTCCTCGGGCGCGTTGAGCCTCAGGAACTCTTCGAGGTTCATCTCATCTCGCCAGGGGGAGGAGGGAATTTAGGGGTGCTGGTGGAGATGTCCTCGCAAAGGCTGTTAAGCTCCGAACGAGGGGGTAAAAGTATGAAGCAAGACAGGATGAAGCCCTTCCTCGAGGGGGGGCACAGCATGTTGCTGGCATACGACCAGGGGCTCGAGCACGGTCCAACTGCGGACTTTGACGACCGGAACGTCGACCCGGCAATAATCATGGAGACGGCCGCGAAGGGGGGTTTCAATGGTGTCGTCTTCCAGAAGGGGGTGGCAGAGAGGTTCTACGATGGCAGGGTCCCGCTGATCGTGAAGCTCAACGGGAAAACCAGCCTGCCCGGCGGGGAGCCGATCTCACGGCAGGTCTGCTCGGTCGAGTACGCCGCTTCGCTCGGGGCCAAGGGGGTAGGTTACACGATCTATCTCGGAAGCGCCCACGAGCCGGAAATGTTCGCTGAGTTCGGGAGGATCCAGGAGGACGCGCACCGCAGGGGCATCGCCGCGATCGCGTGGGTTTATCCGAGGGGGGCAGCTGTGAAGAACGACACTTCCAAAGGGATCGTGGCATATGCGGCCCGGGCGGGGCTCGAGCTTGGGGCAGACGCTGTCAAGATCAAGTACACAGGAGACCCCGAGACATTCTCATGGGCTGTCAAGTCCGCCGGAGGGACCAAGGTCTTCATGAGCGGGGGGCCCAAGGCGCCTACCGAAGAAGAATTCCTCTCTCAGGTCCGGGGGATAATGAAGGCTGGAGCGACTGGCCTCGCAGTCGGGAGGAACGTCTGGCAGAGCAACGAACCGCTAGAGACAGCCCGGAAGATAAGAGAAATCATCTTCTCCGCCTAAGCAGGCAGGAACCTTCAGGGGCGGCTAGGTCCGGGCCTGGACGAGCATCACGTCGAAGAAGGAGCCTACAGACTCTGGCGTCACCAGTTTCATTCCGTACTCCTGGGCCAAAGTCGCTGCTAACGGGGTATTCTTGCCGCTGGACACTATGTTCGTCTCCAGACCCGTGTCATACTTCTTGACGTAAGTACTCAAGACATCGACGTCGCGAGCACCCTCGTAGAAGTCAAACGCGAAGCTGTGGACCCCGTCTGAAACCACGACGGCGAACCTGTGGTCAACGCCGGAGCGACCTTGTACTATTGCTCCCTTCACCACGGCAAGGCCAGCCTTTGTCGCGGCTACCTCGAGAGCGACCTTCTCGAGTTCCATACGGGTTGAATGGGCTTCCCGGGGTAAATATGCATTGCTACCAAAAGAGTTCACCTCCTGCTGTAGTATCATGTATCGGGGAGGCCTCGGGCGGGGAAATGATACGAGTCAGAATGAGTAGGCGTCCTCGCCATGTTCAGCCTGGTCTAGACCGGCTTCCTCTTCTCTCTCACTCACCCTGAGGGGGGTGAAGAGTCCTATCACCCTCAAGAGGAGAAAGGAGCCTATGAATGCGAATCCAGAGACCACAAGGATAGCGAATGCTTCCAGTCCCAGCTGGGCGAGGTTGCCGAAGAGCGCGCCGTTGGGACCTGAGGGATTGACCACGCTGGAGGCGAATATTCC containing:
- a CDS encoding fructose-1,6-bisphosphatase, coding for MNLEEFLRLNAPEDLASLTTSISTTCVDVWGNIPFKSGLLAGVNPSGDTQKAIDVFSNDLFTDALLTTGQAAEVASEEMAQPMSGKGKVSVAMDPLDGSSNVETNNPLGSIFGFYDRRLPSSGRSLVGALYVTYGGMLTITLSFGKGVHRFVAVRDGPKFTFQLHALDLKLPHKPEVYGFGGLRSDWIAPVKIFVDSLPSRGMRNRYCGTFVGDYNQVLARGGIFSYPQLATKPMGKLRLHYETAPMAFINKQAGGYASDGRGDILDIEPRELEETSPFYIGNSDLVRELERAVAAE
- a CDS encoding aldolase, with translation MKQDRMKPFLEGGHSMLLAYDQGLEHGPTADFDDRNVDPAIIMETAAKGGFNGVVFQKGVAERFYDGRVPLIVKLNGKTSLPGGEPISRQVCSVEYAASLGAKGVGYTIYLGSAHEPEMFAEFGRIQEDAHRRGIAAIAWVYPRGAAVKNDTSKGIVAYAARAGLELGADAVKIKYTGDPETFSWAVKSAGGTKVFMSGGPKAPTEEEFLSQVRGIMKAGATGLAVGRNVWQSNEPLETARKIREIIFSA